The Juglans regia cultivar Chandler chromosome 1, Walnut 2.0, whole genome shotgun sequence nucleotide sequence TAAGGGGGCTATTGTGCATTGTGTTTGTAAAATTAGTGGACATGCTACAATGTTAGAATGGGTTAGAGTTATGGAGAGGACCAAATCGTATGACAATTCTTGGAGTGTCAAATGTTGGCTACGCAGTCTGTGGAATAGCATCattgatttttgaaatttagaatTCAAGATCATGGTCTTTTGTCTATAGTTTTCCAAAATGGCACAATTTCACTTGTTCCTTCTCCTTTTGGTTGTTTGATGTGCATGTGCATATTTATTCTCTGCTTTGATGATTTGGCATCATTGCCAAtgttactttaaaaaattcagTTGCATTGTCCAAGTGCTACATCTGGTCTAATAATATTATGCCGGTAGATATTGTTATTTGAGCAATTCATTGTAGTGTTTTGCTTGGCTTAGCCTCTAGAAACATATTTGTTGTTCTTCCATCCCTTGATGGTAACTGTAAATGCCAGTTGATTTCCAAGAACTTGGTAACTGGTCATGCATCATCTTTAATTCCTTGATATCTTCCGCTCACAATATACCTATTTTCACAGTGATCCTGCCGTACTACAGAGATGGAAAAATGGAAGGAATAGATGGGAATTCAaagaaagatattatttttcGGCGTCATGCAGTGGACCATATGCCAATTGATTGTTGGAATGATGTTTGGCACAAGTTGCATCAGCAAATAGTAAATGTTGATGTTTTTAATCTGAACTCAGTACCAGCGGAAATGTACTCAACTGTTGCAACCACAGTGATATGGTCCATGCGGCTTGCCCTATCTATTGTCTTATATCTCTGGATTGATAGCATAATGAGGCCGATTTATGCAAAGTTAATACCTTGTGATTTGGGAACTCCTAGCAAAAATACCAGGCTGCCGCTTGAGCGTCGTGCACTTGGATCATTGGGCCAGAGTCGGTAAGTGGAGATTGATTTCTTGGTAACTTGGTTGTTGGAAAATTAATCTGTTTCTTTTTGTATATGAATAGCATTAAAGTTCAGTCAATTGTTTCCGTTCTTTTTGTACATGAGAACTTCAAGTACcacattttgtattttttttcctctcttggtCACGCATTAAAGTAGTATATTTGATGCTATCTCTAATATATTTGAGTTTTTGAGAAATGTTTGTGCATCTTCCTTGGTAATATATGCACTATTAATTTCAGTCattgtgtttttctttgtaGAGTTGATTTGTTAGTCACCTGCTTGCTAAAAGCCAAATCTCTGTACTTTAAATGGGTAGGAATTTTTGTGAGTGGGCAGAGGGTGAGCGAGTTGTTTTTGCCTTGAAAATCTGCAAAATTAAAGGAATGAATTGATTAAATCCGTTTCATATATAAGGGGCTGAGGAAAGAGGTGGCTCAGAGACAAGTTTGATGCTAAATATGGCGTGGCCCTACTATCTTTGAGCATTTTGAAGCATAGATAATTGAGATGTATTATTTAAGTTTCAACCTACCAGCATGCTTCTCCTTGGATCTTGTTTTCATTGTGATGCTTTTTAAGGCTGAGCCATGGAGCAAAGCCCACGGAAATTCATTTGGGAAATCTGGTTCTCCTAAAGATTCTTTTAACTAAGAATGTAGCTATTGATAAGATATTGACTATGGATATATTACGCTCCAGAATATGTAGGTCCCTATTGATGTGTGCCTTGCAAACTGGACTTGAAGGTGTTCTACTACTCTTAAGAAAAGGTCAATTACCTGTAGAAATGGATGCTTCTTTGATAAATCAAAGCCTCGTGTGTTGTGTCGTTGGAGTTCTTGCATAGATCATGACAACTTTACATAGTAATTATTGTTAATATCAATTTGTATTTGAAAAGTGACAATCATACATATTCATGTTGTGAAGATATCTGCAGAAATGATTTTTGCCACAAAATTTCATGGATCTAACTTTTAGCTACCTTTCCCCTAGGGCAAAATTTATATCAGCAGAAGAGACTACAGGTGTTACATTTGATGATTTCGCTGGCCAGGAATATATAAAGAGGGAACTACAGGAGATTGTacggattttaaaaaatgatgaagagTTCCAGGACAAAGGGATCTATAGCCCAAAGGGCGTACTTCTCCATGGACCTCCTGGAACTGGTAAAACATTGTTGGCTAAAGCTATTGCTGGTGAAGCAGGACTTCCTTTCTTTGCAGCAAATGGCACTGATTTTGTCGAGGTGAGGCATGATTTTTCTTAGCGTTTAGGGTTATGTAAAAAGGGCCATAATAGCTGTCACTTCAGAACTATTGTGGCTTCAAATGATAAAGgtcatatttgaaatttaattgGTTCACCATAGCTTCTGAGTTCAGTCCAGGTGCATCTCTTCTAATATAATGGAGTGGCTGAAAATATGGAACCATCAATCCGTCTGATCCTAAAAGCACGATGCTTGGACTCAAAACCAtaagaaaagttaaaatttggcagtttttaaaccaaaaattttttttttgataagtaaaaatattatatatattaataagagtaaccaagtacatgggacgtatacaagaaaacacctagcccatactaACTATCCccaaatgacccaaaaagcccatgaaaattagaaatctatccaaaatACATAAAGTCCGAATTAGAATAgaacacacctccccaacccccaCCCCCAGTAAGACTAATACTCCCCCCGAAACTCCCTTTATGAGGACGTTTTTATAATGCCCTCCCTTTTgtcttccctcgacttgagctacctccCTTAGCATTGTAGTTGATTGCACAAGAAATACGCTTTAACTCCttgcttttcttaaaatttgatttggtttcaagtgagTGGCCCGCCTCTATCGCAGTAAGTagtgctttaaattggtctttaCATCCTCCGTATGAAAGCCCCATAATATGTTGAATCTTGTTAACCTTATGCAGAACCACCCAATATTTTGTTTGttggaggaagagaaaccaggGGAGCAACATTATCTCCATACATAGTTCCCAACTACTCTCTTGACCCTAGACGTTCCtcctcacaaggcaccaacgatAAATCCGTAATTTCATCCCCGCAGTATTCTGCATTCAAATCCCGAACCTCCTTAATAGCTATATTGTTGTTGCCCATTGTTGCTGTCACGATTAGAGGTTCCTTCACCTCTGGCATAGGTGTCGTCGTTCCATCGACGAGAACATTGCTTGTAGGTGCTCCACCCCCTGATGACCCTTTCTGTGCCACTTTGTCAGACCCTACTACTTCCTCAGGAGGCATAGAACAGGTAGGGGGAGCACTATCTTCTATTaccccattttcatcttctgaAAGAAGCTCGTTTGCTTCTTACAAAGTACTCAAAACCTGGAAGGACCCCCATCTTCAACTGAAAGTGAACCCGAGAAAAAGGTACCAACCCCAATTGCAACTGGTGACTGAGGGCAGTTAGACGGCAAATCGGTGTGAACAGTGATCCCGGTATGCGATGACCCTATTTGTGACGGCGTCGAAGTGCCCTTTGCTAGCACACTTGAGGCCTTCAAaccaccccccctccccccgcgCTCGCGCGCGTCCCTTTTCAACCCACCACCCAAACCCGTGACCAGGTCCAACCCCTTATCCACATTAATCATAAGATTTCTCACATACTCAATAACTCTCGTCAATTGAGCTTTAACAGCCCACAAGAccccctccacttctcccaCACTCGACCGAGGCAGCCATTCCACCCTGCACCACATGGTGCTTACCCTCCACTTCTCCCAATTTCACCTGACAGCctttgtctcctacaagtgtCTTACCCTTTCCTTCCGCCACGAAGCTATTCTTGACCGGACTACCCGCCGGTGACCTTAACACCGAGGTGTACGAGGCACCTTTGACAGAGGAAGGCCTTCCCACTGTCTTTCCATCAACGAACTCCCCTTTATTTGCATGCTTCAGAAAAACGACTTTGGACCTAGTGACGCTTCGAATGGAATTCAGAAAACCTTTCCATCTGATGCCATTTGCGGCTTCAGGGGATCACCAACAAACCTTTCCTCCTCCCATTCTGGAATTCTGAAAGTTGCAGAAAATTTCCCCATGCGTTAGTATGATGTTGAATGATGAGAACTCCATTACCCATCCTTAACTCCCTGAAGAAATCATCATGACATATGAGTTCTAAACAATCCTCTATCCCCTTACCAACCCATGAAGCTGCCGTCCCACATAGGCACATGAACTTAGTTATCCTTTTACTACGTTCAAAGATGCGAAAGCTATTTCCTCCCtcttttgtaaaaacaaaagttttttattccacCTTCAACCACCTTTCACAGGGATGGGCAACGTGGGCCCTCTACCTCGCCCCAGTCCACCCCGCTGCCGCCCCATAGGGAGAAAACCTAGTGGGGCCCCGGCCCactatgtataaaaaaaaaaattttaatatattatatttatataaatatattgtatataaatatatagaatgtGTTGAAGACTTTAATTTGTATTCAAGTTATAATGAGTCCCACATTGCtaagtatgactattgtattgccttggcctcttatataaaggttggcctaggaggccaaaacaatctaaaatataactctaatgagtttaaaaactattttattagttttaaattttttttgtatttataaattttaatttacaatttaaattatgttataatttgggtttaaaaaatatttttggacccaTAAATAACTTTTAAACCGAATGGGCCATGGGGCAGTATTGACTTGGGCGGGGCGGATGAGGTGTTTGACCTTGCCCTCGGCATCGGGGCAGAGGGCCTTGCCCGCCTCCAGGGGGCGGGGTGCAGGGTTGAAAAGCTTGccccccgcatggtgcggggcggggtgtGGGGAAGGGTCCACCCCGTctcgcaccatgcgggtatcacTCCTAACCTCTCTCACCTTCCATCTGAAATGAATTCGCATCGCGCTTCATCATCCTTTGGTCCCAAATCACAACATCATCTCCTAAAATATCAAGGTTCCTCTCACTTCGTCATCTCCGGCATCATCTCCCAAAACATGTAGATTTGATGTAGGTTTGTGCTGGAGAAATCAAAGGAGTGGTTTCTTGAGAAAATCTTATCGCCGGAGGGAGGATAGACGTCGAAGTGCCCTCAGAGGAGTCGCTTGAGCCCGACGGTATTGTCTGTGGTGGTGGAGACATAGATCCGACGGACGACGGTCCGAGAGATCTCCTTGAAGATTCTGAATCTTGTCGCCAGAGGGAGGACTGACGTCGGAGTGCCCTTAGAGGAGTTGGCAGAGCCCGTCAGTCTTGTCTGTGTCGGGGAGGCCTTGGTATGACGGTCGACGATGCCTCTGAGAAATCTCCTCAACGTCTTTGTGGAATTTGAGAAATTCTAGGTCGCCGGAGGGCGGACCGACGCTGGAAGTGCCCTCAGCAGAGACGCCGAAGTCCATTGGCCTTGTCTATGGCTGTGGTAGGGTGTCTTAGGTGAAGGGTGACAGCGGGGTTAGCCTTAAGGTTTTCTCTCTTACTCTGGCTTAAGATAttaaaccaaaaatattttgaaagtaaatctTTATTTTGCAGCCAAGAACATGGCAATAGATATTGGTCTCCCTAATGTGAACAGGAAATAAATAGTTCTAAAATTGTGTatagaatgataaatatatcagTGGGCATATGCTTTATTCTTATCTTGAGTTAGTTTGCAATGATTCGAAATTCATGTTAGGTTCCTTTGATTGGCTGATATGCTTCCATGAAGCATAATTTGCCTTCCTCTCTTGTTAGATTTGCTCCAATCTTCTCTATATTATTGTGATTCTTAGCTCCTTCACCTAAACTATTGGTTGCATctgctatttatttatttttatggtcaTTGAAATGAGCATTTACCAACCTGCATGCTAACTGCACTCATCATCCTtattttggttgagtttttttttttttttttctcctactGTTCGAGTTTGAACAAGAATTGGCTGACTGATTAGCTTTTCCAGATGTTTGTTGGTGTGGCAGCATCCCGTGTTAAGGATCTTTTTGCTAGTGCCAGATCATTTGCACCttccattatttttattgatgagatAGATGCTATTGGTAGCAAGCGTGGTGGACCTGATATTGGTGGGgtaagataatttaatttaatttaagcaCATGTTTACTGAACGTCACCAATTCGTAGTTGTGTTTTCTACTATGTTTTCTTTAATGCTGTTccaaatataaaactaaatgtATAGTTGCTTGTGTGAATATCCTTgctttgtatttaattttttatgcatattCTTCTTTGCTCTGGAAATTCTGGGTCATGGTTGGCTTGAGAGGGGTCTGTCCTTGCAAATGTATTGTAACactaggcctcgtttgtttttagagatgagatgagttgaaattaaagttaaaaagttgaataaaatattgttagaatatatttgttaatattatttttgttttgagatttgaaaagttgaattatttattttattttgtgtgggaatttgggaaagttgtaatgatgagatgagaggttttcaaagttttgggttttagtcttgaaagcaaaccaggCCAATAAATCCTCAACTCCTGGGAGGGCTTGATTTACATCCACAATAGATATAATATGCTGGAATTTTAAGCCATATAAATAGGCTTCTTTTCCAAGTACAGAGAAAGCTACTTGAATCTTTCTCAATGGCTACGTCATTATATGAAGCTATGTTAGTGGAAAATCCAGATTTGAGTTTTGTGTATGCCATATCATGTTAACTTCAGAATGTACTAATGGTTTTGCCTATGCCTGCTCTTATTTTTCATAGTCTGCCTTCATATCCTTGCATGTGTAATTTGCTTTGTACGTATAGGGTGGTGCAGAGAGGGAACAGGGCCTGCTTCAGATACTGACTGAGTTGGATGGATTTAAAGTTTCCACATCACAGGTATGCTTTTGTATCTTCTCCTGGAATGGAAAGAAGAGATTATCTGGTTTTGACTGCCATATTCTGCATTGTCAGGTGCTGGTCATAGGTGCAACGAATAGATTGGATATTCTTGATCCTGCTCTCTTGAGGAAGGGTCGTTTTGACAAGATCATAAGAGTTGGTTTGCCATCAAAAGATGGTAGATTGGCCATATTGAAGGTATTTTTGCTCAATATGTTTATTCCATTGTTGGAGTGAAGAACACAACTGTTGCAAAACTGGAGTTTTTAACAgcaggaaaaaaacaaaagaaattaaaattctagCTTTCTTGATATTTCGTAGCAGTGGCATCAATCCCATCCTAAAACTGTCCATGCCGGCCAGTATcactcattataatttatatagacTGGGACTACAAAAATTATGTGTGTTGGTTGtagatacatacataaatatatacatatttattagCTAGAAAGATAAATAAGTAAAGAACAAATGGGTAATGTATGAACCTCTTACAATCAGAACTTCAATTGATAATGATGACTTGATACATCTTACTTGCTTTATATGTTTGAATGgattatttatcaataaaatgttgtttaccaataaaaaaaattgtttgaatgggttatcttttatctttgttGTATTACAGTTGGTTTAAGTTACTTTTTGAGTAATACATTAACAAAGAAAGAGCTGTGCAGTAGAGTGGTCTGGTGCCCCGTTTgttgtttgtttacttaatttatattttgtgcaACACAGGTGCATGCTAGAAATAAGTATTTTCGTTCTGAGGGAGAAAAGGAAGCTCTCCTTCAGGAGATTGCAGATCTTACAGATGATTTTACTGGGGCAGAGTTGCAGAATATACTGTGATAAATTCTTAGTCCATCTATCCATTCTCAATTCAACGCTATAACGTAGAATCTGACACTTTCTTCAATTGAATGACAGGAACGAAGCTGGAATATTGACTGCCCGTAAGGATTTAGATTACATTGGACGAGAAGAGCTGCTAGAGGCTTTGAAAAGGGTTTGTTGTGCCTCCCTATCTCTTACTGGGAAAGATTAAGCCCTTTTGCTTGGACATGTAATTAATGCATTTTCACTTCTCTGTATATTTAACGAGTTGCAGCAAAAGGGCACATTTGAAACAGGCCAAGAAGATAGTAGAGAAATTCCAGAGGAATTAAAACTGAGATTGGCATACAGAGAAGCAGCAGTTGCTGTTCTTGCATGCTACTTCCCAGATTCCTATCGGCCTTTCACTGAGGTCATTTTCATGTCATCTCATTTGGTCAGAGGTTCCCCATCTTGATAGAGTTTAAACTAAAGTTTGCAAATGGCTTTTGCAGACAGATATAAAATCCATCCGTAGCCAGCCAAATATGCAGTATGCTGAAATTTCAGGAAGAGTTTTCTTAAGAAAATCAGATTATGTGAACTCAATTGTGCGTGCATGTGCTCGTAAGTAACAAAATATTACCTTGTTTTGCATAATCATCTTCGATAGCTCCCTGcagcttttgtttttcttgctcATTATTTCTGAGATTTTGTTCCAAATATGTTGCatgcttctttttccttttatttaataGAGTAAATTGATGTATTATCTTGAGTATGGCTTCAGTTGAGTTCAAAGAAGTATGAACTTGTATTTGATGGAGAAGAGAACTATGTTCTAAACGATTTAAATCTTGGAAAATTTGTTGATTATCAAATTCTTTCATGAAAAACCTATGCATCCCTTTGGGGGTATTTCAATACATTTAAGGAATGCGGTGAATGTAGTTGGGTGACAAATATGTTCACTGAAATTGGTTTTTTCCCCCTTTGGGGAGGGTTTAGGATGATTCTCTCCAAAATTCCGTTGACTACTACCGCGTGATTGACAGCTGTAGTGCATGCTGGGTGGACTTTCTCCTCCATGTGGCTAGATAATGAGTTAATTGGGACGTATTGAGAGTGGGAAACAAATTTGGAAGAGGAAGCATTAAAGGGCTTTGTCAGAAGTCAGAATCCCACCAACATTATTCTGAATTCAACCCATGACATGTCAGAAGCCTATAGGTCTTTGGCCATCCGAACTCACATGTGTTGGAAGCTGACATGTCAAGTTGGGTCGAGATTCCAGGTCGATCTTGAGCACCCCTTTTCACACATGTTTTACTAGGTTTGATTTTATAAACCATTGGAAAGAGGTTCAAAAATTTCACAGTAAGCGTACAAACTGTATTTTACGTTACTATATTGCCAACTTTTTGGGGTATAGATTGTATGAAGTTTTGCTTTTGGATTGCATAGTTATTGATTTACTAGTGCACATAGCAAGTCTATGGCACCTGTATAGTGAATTTACTATTTAGGCCTGAAGAATTTTAACCTCAAATGTAGTTACTGCATCATGTGCAGAAAAACTACGCGCATGTTCAATTAATTTTATGGATTCCTTAAATGGTTTGCCATCAGATCATATTCTTAGCAGGTGTTTCTATGTGATTTAACCAATCCTGATTACTGAGGAAGAGTGATTCACTGAATATGCTATTCATATGTTTATTTCGATTTTcttacttaacaaaaaaaaaaaaaaaaaaatttcgattTTGGTTTCTAGTAAATGTGATTATTTCTCACTGATGGCGCCAATGTTTAGCAAGAGTAATTGAGGAGGAGATGTTTGGGGTTGACAATGTGTGTTGGATCTCTGGAAAGGCTACATTAGAAGCTTCAAAGCGCACGGAATTCTTGATTCTACAGACAGGAATGACAGCATTTGGGAAAGCATACTACAGGAATCAAGGTGATCTTGTGCCAAATGTACGTTGAAAGATCAACTCATAAAACTCcaattgtgtgtgtgtattatttTTGGAACAAGAGCTTTTCTGGAGTACATATGTAATATCAGTTACTTTTCATCACTATAACAGCTTGCTGCCAAACTTGAAGCACTTAGAGATGAATACATGCGTTATGCCGTGGAAAAATGCTCTTCTGTCTTGAGAGAATACCATTCAGCCGTAGAGACAATCACAGGTCATGTTAATTTCTGTTTCGTTTATTAGTTAATTGAACAATGCCTTGCATTTGGTTGTCAGTTGAACTTGTTAAATTATCAGTTGTTCCAAAATCCTGAGTTAATAGGAAGGGGTGAATTCaatgtttaattatattctagcaCTCCCCTTGTACCTGAGTCAGAACTTTCCCTAAATAAGTATGCTTAGTACGTGGAATATTCAACTAAAATGGATATAAAGTATGGAATCAAAATTCGAACTCAGGCCCATTGCTCTTATCTATTTTGAATGATCAATTATCCAAAAAACTTAAGTTaattaaaagtggtgaatgtgATCATTTAGTTATACTATGAGAAAATTGTAGCCATTTGTGTAGTTAAGCTCAAATATTCGATTGAATTTCAGTTTAATGTTATAGTTGGTGCTGATAGGCTGCGTGTTTTCATGTTGGGCAGATGTTTTACTTGAGAAGGGAGAGATTAAAGCTGGAGAAATTTGGGACATATATAATAGGGCTCCACGAATACCACAGGTATTTCTTGAGTTCAGGAAAAGATTACTGATTGTCACATTGTGCTGGTCTTCATCACATCCAAGTAGAATTCATGTTTAGTACATTCAGTATTCGTACATTTAATGTTATTCTGTGGTATAGATgtcaagtttataatttttgtaatccTTGCTGCCTTAACTACTCTGCGATAATCTATTATCAATCACTCTATGTCGGTTGCTTTAGGATCctaggattttaaaaaatctccCAACTATCAGAACttctattgtgatttttttgtataGTTTTTCATGGTCAGGGCTAGTAAGAGGTGTGGTATATTACATATATGAAGTGAGAAGCAATGACAATTTATTTGTTACAGATTTTCTCTGTAAGTTTTTGTATGGTTTATGGTTGCATATTCAGTTACTAGTTGCAGGTGGACGGTGAAGTTTTGGGGATATTTTTTCTGTGGAAAAAGTTGAGCATAAAAGCTATGTATTTGgtccaaaattaaaaacaacccctcaaaaaaaaaaaaaaaaaaacttatgtatatataatatgtgcgCACACAGAAACCATGGAGACATGGCCATTGACAGGTATGCATCAAATAACATGGTCGCAGTTATTTTCAGACTAGAGCAATGATTGTTACTTTAGAGGCAGTTTTGCATTTTAATTCTTTGAACCTGCTGTGGGCTTGCTATGGCAATGATGCCGCCTTAGATTATTCTTCTAACTGCATACATTAtacggttttgtatttttgggtcAAAATATGTGAAAGTTCCTGAGGTCAAAACTCCTTTGCTACATGTTCAGCCAGCTGTGAATCCGGCTGATGAATATGGAGCTCTAATTTATGCTGGACGATGGGGAATCCATGGGATTACACTGCCTGGAAGGGTTACATTTGCACCTGGAAATGTTGGATATTCAACCTTTGGTGCTCCCCGCCCAATGGAGGTATGTGAAAATGTATACTCGAGTTCTATGTTTTCATACGTTATCATAGTGCCAGCTTGTAACACTCATTTCAATCTTTGCGCAGACCCAAGTCATTAATGATGAAACTTGGAAGCTAATAGATGGTATCTGGGATAAAAGGGTCGAGGAAATAAGAGCTGAAGCCTCAATGGATGTcgaagaagacaaagaaaacCCACAACTTTTGATGGCCAGCCATTTCCTTTGAAAGCGAACAATTTTTTCCTGGTTTGTATGCAAATTCTTCTTGTgtaaattttagttttgttaatcACTACCCCCACCATCCCAATTTAACATGATGTCTGAAaattcatgttcacgttcaaaAAATGGAAGATCTTCAATTTACATTTTCTTGAAAACCAAACAAGATTTTTATTGAACTCATCTAGCCTCTAATATATGCTTAACTCACTATATTTTTACGTTTTTGTGAAGTGTCTCATGTTGAACCAAGATAAGTTGGGATGAAGAGGGTACCcttagcttttttatttttgttttcttgaggGTAGGGGCACAGTCCtacattttaattttggacTTTGCGCAAAGCCAAAGGTGTAGTTGCCACTGACTAGGGTGTGAAAGAGCCCCGGGCTCCTTTTCCTCGAGGGGATATGTAATGAAGggaaacaaagataaagctTCTTCctcacttattattattattattttgataggtAGTTTTAATGCGTTTATTAACCATAGGTTGCCACCCTCTTTCGTGCACAGGGGGCGACCAGCCTACAACACTCCCAACTCAGAGAGTGAATGAGGTAGTTGAGCCTGCATTTCCTCGCCCTCTCTCTTTGAGCAAGTCAGTGCAGTTTTCATCAGTTTAAAAGCTTATATTTCTGTGTTCTTGTTTGGCTGGTGTCTGTTATTCAATAAGGGTATCGCAAATTGTCTTTAGACATGAAAAGGTCTTGAAGATTGTTTCATCCTCAGAGATTCGGGCTAGAGGCCGTGGCAGTGTGGCGCAACCAAGCCGGTTGAATTCCTTAAAAAAGTCTCACTTTTGTTAttctatcatattatatatcacTTCGGTCCGCTGTCagccatgattttttttttttttttccttttactttccTTTTATTCTTTGTTGGGGGGCGCACTagattttcatttattattttttttttctgattttgaaGCCAATTAGTTTATGGCGATATCAATTGACACCAATTCCAGTAACTTCTAAATCAGGCGGTCTGTTACATACACACgtttccttttatattttgcatattCTTCCTCATTGAGTCTAccatttaggtctcgtttgatACGAAAAcggttttatcttattttatctcatcattataatttttttaaattctcacacaatataataaataattcaacttttttaaattttaaaataataataatattaaaaaataatattttaataatattttatttaatttttataattatctcatctcatctcattatctaaacgggACTTTAAGATTAGTTTTGGTGTtagaattataatttttttttaaaaaaaaaatggggacaTCCAAAAGCTTTCTTAAGTTATGCATTAGAAATAATATCATtgaataattctacatacaatcgtacaAATtttgcgtaatcgttttgaaaaaaattgagatcactattaaaaatttaatttttttatgtagattttatgttttattcatatttataaaagagaTTATACGAtagttgtacaaattataattgtaaatatattttctacgTTTTAGTGCCGAATAAAACTTCAGCAGTGAAACAAAGAATAGTAATAATGAAATTACCACAAGCATTAATCGAGAATGGGGAAAATGACTAGACTCGAAAGAGAATGAGGTTGACATCTATGTCCTCAGGAACTCTACGCTGAGAGGGGAACTTGGGGAGGAGACTGGCAATATGCTTAGCCGCTTCTAAATATGCTGTATACTTATCTATGTTCTTTGCTTGCTTAGCTCCTACATCCTCGAACGCTTTTGAATTGCGATGTTCTTGATTTGCTACATCCATGGCACTGGCCAACGGCAATACGTGTACATTGCATTTGTTTTCCTCCACGAGTAGTTCCTCGAGTGCTTTCTTCTTAAAAGCCCAGTTTCCTGTTCTAAAATTGAAGTAGTACAATGGAAGGAAACGTTGCCCATAAATAGCCACAAATTCCACTGCAgctaaaataaattcaaattcttcCTCGGACATGTAGTAGGGAAGGCTGATCCTAGTCCATCCGGGTTTTAATCCAACATAACCCTGTCgaacaaaaaatgagaaaaaatcagCTCAAAACACAGGTTTTCTGCATGATATTTTTCAGAGCTCCATGGCAGGAACAATTTAAGAACCATTTACCTTGAGAAAGGC carries:
- the LOC108996326 gene encoding probable inactive ATP-dependent zinc metalloprotease FTSHI 4, chloroplastic; amino-acid sequence: MKTHLSNPVDSIQLLKPLYPSKTLLTQYPHFLSFCAPCKTHVYRTKLRSKNLPVLIDHRKLRISAFRASDSDSVIGSTKAVEDDESAQLFEKLKDAERQRINKLEELENKANMQLERQLVMASYWSRALLSMRGKLKGTEWDPENSHRIDFSDFWRLLNSNNVQFLEYSNYGQTISVILPYYRDGKMEGIDGNSKKDIIFRRHAVDHMPIDCWNDVWHKLHQQIVNVDVFNLNSVPAEMYSTVATTVIWSMRLALSIVLYLWIDSIMRPIYAKLIPCDLGTPSKNTRLPLERRALGSLGQSRAKFISAEETTGVTFDDFAGQEYIKRELQEIVRILKNDEEFQDKGIYSPKGVLLHGPPGTGKTLLAKAIAGEAGLPFFAANGTDFVEMFVGVAASRVKDLFASARSFAPSIIFIDEIDAIGSKRGGPDIGGGGAEREQGLLQILTELDGFKVSTSQVLVIGATNRLDILDPALLRKGRFDKIIRVGLPSKDGRLAILKVHARNKYFRSEGEKEALLQEIADLTDDFTGAELQNILNEAGILTARKDLDYIGREELLEALKRQKGTFETGQEDSREIPEELKLRLAYREAAVAVLACYFPDSYRPFTETDIKSIRSQPNMQYAEISGRVFLRKSDYVNSIVRACAPRVIEEEMFGVDNVCWISGKATLEASKRTEFLILQTGMTAFGKAYYRNQGDLVPNLAAKLEALRDEYMRYAVEKCSSVLREYHSAVETITDVLLEKGEIKAGEIWDIYNRAPRIPQPAVNPADEYGALIYAGRWGIHGITLPGRVTFAPGNVGYSTFGAPRPMETQVINDETWKLIDGIWDKRVEEIRAEASMDVEEDKENPQLLMASHFL